One region of Esox lucius isolate fEsoLuc1 chromosome 17, fEsoLuc1.pri, whole genome shotgun sequence genomic DNA includes:
- the park7 gene encoding protein/nucleic acid deglycase DJ-1 (The RefSeq protein has 1 substitution compared to this genomic sequence) — MAGKRALVILSKGAEEMETVIPVDIMRRAGIAVTLAGLTGKDPVQCSRDVYLVPDANLEDARKQGPYDVVLLPGGALGAQNLSESPAVKEVLKDQEDRKGLIAAICAGPTALLAHGIAYGSTVTTHPAAKDKMMTGGHYKYSEARVEKDGHLITSRGPGTSFEFALAIVEELMGAEVAATVKAPLVLKV, encoded by the exons ATGGCAGGCAAAAGGGCATTAGTAATCCTCTCTAAAGGTGCAGAGGAGATGGAAACTGTTATACCCGTGGACATCATGCGTAGAGCTGGG ATTGCTGTGACATTGGCTGGGTTGACAGGCAAAGACCCTGTGCAGTGCAGCCGAGACGTCTACCTGGTTCCTGATGCCAACCTGGAGGATGCCCGCAAGCAG GGTCCGTATGATGTGGTTCTCTTGCCAGGGGGAGCACTGGGTGCCCAGAACCTGTCAGAG TCCCCTGCTGTGAAAGAAGTGTTGAAAGACCAGGAGGACAGGAAAGGGCTGATTGCTGCCATCTGTGCAG GTCCCACTGCACTCCTGGCACATGGTATTGCCTATGGCAGCACAGTTACAACCCACCCTGCTGCTAAGGACAAGATGATGACTGGAG GCCACTACAAGTATTCTGAAGCACGTGTCGAGAAGGACGGCCATCTGATCACCAGCCGTGGGCCAGGAACCAGCTTTGAATTTGCCCTGGCCATTGTAGAGGAGCTCATGGGGGCTGAGGTTGCTGCTACAGTGAAAGCACCACTGGTTCTGAAAGACTGA